A portion of the Leptospira terpstrae serovar Hualin str. LT 11-33 = ATCC 700639 genome contains these proteins:
- a CDS encoding cysteine rich repeat-containing protein, translating to MKPNLLILLFCFQLSLYAESKSIYEVCQPEIATYCQGVKLTKARILQCLKERGKNLSDACEAGQSALSDTMKNKSQGLCKEDVSEYCRWIIPGGGRILKCLFENETKISNQCKVVLNEP from the coding sequence ATGAAGCCAAATTTACTCATTCTTTTATTCTGTTTTCAGTTAAGTTTGTATGCAGAGTCAAAATCTATTTATGAAGTTTGTCAGCCAGAGATTGCAACCTATTGCCAAGGAGTAAAACTTACCAAAGCTAGGATTTTACAATGTTTGAAAGAACGCGGGAAAAATTTATCAGATGCCTGTGAAGCTGGCCAGAGTGCACTATCGGATACCATGAAAAATAAGTCACAAGGCCTTTGTAAAGAGGATGTAAGTGAATATTGTCGTTGGATCATACCTGGTGGTGGTCGGATCTTAAAATGTTTATTCGAAAATGAAACCAAAATCTCTAACCAATGTAAGGTTGTTTTGAATGAACCAT